One segment of Marvinbryantia formatexigens DSM 14469 DNA contains the following:
- a CDS encoding BOW99_gp33 family protein, with amino-acid sequence MIKHILSDGRVLDSIEGFCIPYTEATATVYRLLAEILEGGGGVENRAEKTRHTAAQKAAAAN; translated from the coding sequence ATGATTAAACATATCTTATCAGACGGCCGCGTTCTTGACAGTATAGAGGGCTTCTGTATTCCGTACACAGAGGCTACAGCGACGGTCTACCGCCTTCTGGCGGAGATTTTGGAAGGAGGTGGAGGAGTTGAAAACAGAGCAGAGAAAACGCGCCATACGGCGGCGCAGAAGGCGGCAGCAGCAAATTAA
- a CDS encoding cell wall hydrolase: MKTEQRKRAIRRRRRRQQQIKRRILYVGIITVTITAASTFVSLAAARRSAEPAAPTVKTVPAAVQIVTEPETESEAEVVTETPIIGSLDYDTEDAYILTKMAMAEAEGEDTEGKALVILVILNRVWSEQFPDTIREVVTQENAFTSYSDGRYDWVEPDDDCLAALRLVENHWNESQGALYFERTPAPGESTWHSRNLEKLFTHGNHTFYREKEVSGE, encoded by the coding sequence TTGAAAACAGAGCAGAGAAAACGCGCCATACGGCGGCGCAGAAGGCGGCAGCAGCAAATTAAGCGCCGGATCCTATACGTAGGAATTATAACCGTAACAATAACCGCAGCGTCTACTTTTGTTTCCCTGGCAGCAGCGAGAAGATCGGCAGAGCCAGCGGCGCCAACCGTTAAGACCGTACCGGCCGCCGTTCAGATTGTAACGGAACCAGAAACGGAATCAGAAGCGGAAGTCGTGACGGAAACGCCGATTATTGGAAGCCTGGATTACGATACAGAAGATGCCTATATATTGACGAAGATGGCTATGGCGGAAGCAGAGGGAGAAGATACGGAAGGAAAGGCACTTGTTATTCTGGTTATCCTTAACCGGGTATGGTCCGAACAGTTCCCGGACACGATCCGCGAAGTTGTTACCCAGGAGAACGCCTTTACTTCTTACAGCGACGGACGTTACGACTGGGTGGAGCCGGATGATGACTGCCTGGCAGCACTGCGTCTGGTTGAGAACCACTGGAATGAGAGCCAGGGGGCCCTTTACTTTGAACGGACTCCGGCTCCAGGAGAAAGTACCTGGCACAGCAGGAACCTTGAAAAGCTATTCACACACGGAAACCATACTTTTTACAGGGAGAAGGAGGTGAGCGGGGAATGA